GGACAGCGGTACCGGTTCGCCGACGATCTTCAGCCGCACCGGGGTTCCCGCCTCACGCACCTGGGTGAGCAGTGCGGGTAGCGCGGCCAGCCCCGGTTGCGGGCGCCAGGCGTCGTCTGTCTGGTCCACCGTGGCGAGCACCTGGCGCATGTCGGTGAGGGAGTCCCGGCCCGTCTTGACGATCGCCTCCAGCGCCCTGCGGGTGTCGGCGGGGCGGTTGTCCAGCGCGGCAGCGGCACCCTGCGCCTGGATCACCATCACCGACAGGCCGTGCGCCACGACGTCGTGCAGTTCGCGACTGAGTCGGCTCCGCTCGGCCGCCACCGCCAGCGCCGACTGCTGGTCCCGCTGGCGTTCCAGGTCGGCGGCGTGGGCGTGCAGTTCGTCGAGGTGGGCCCGCCGGCTGCGCGCGCCGGACCCGATCGCCCACGACGCGATCAGCGTCACCATGAGCGCCGGCAGGTCGTTCCAGGCGATGCCCGAGATGTGCCGTACCGCGACGCCGACCGGCGCGGGAGCGGGTGGGGGTTCTTCGTGGCGTGGCGGTACGTCCTGGGGTGGGGGTAGCTCCTTGCGCGGAGGTACTTCCTGGAGCGGGCGTCGCACCTCGCGCTGCGATGTCCGCGCCAGCGGGTCGATCTGGGTGACGGCGAACGTGCTGGAGGCGGCGGCGATCGCCAGCATGGCAGCCAGTGCCGCGACGGAGATCGCCCGCGGGTACCGGACCGCCACGGTGGCGAGCAGGATCGGTGCGCTCAGGTCGATGACCGTTACCGGTACCAGCAGGGCCAGATGGACCACGACGGTGCCGGTACACAACACGAGCATCGGCAGTGGCCAGCGACGGCGCATCGCGATGCCGACCGCGGCGACCACCGTCGCGGCCCACCACATCGCCGAGCTGTCGTCCGGCGGAGCGCTGTCGGAGGACTTGGCCAGCCCGTCCACCGGGGTGCCGAGCAGCACGCAGAGCAGCAGTACCGCCGCCGCGAGCGCCGCGTCCTGCGCGGCGGGACTGCGGGCCAGTGTGCGGACGCTACCCGCCGGATGTTCAGCCATGTCGATCGCAGCTTACGGAACCACCACCTGCGGGGAATCCATCGCAGGTCGCATACTCCGGTACCTCTCGCGGCAGACGCGGGTAGCGCCGGCTCGCCGTCACGGTTGTCCCATGAATCCATCCGACACTCGCACGATCGGCCGGCGGGCCGCCGCGGTGGTGGCCGCGGCCGGACTCGCGGGCACCCTGCTGGCCGTCGTCGCGCCACCGGCGTCCGC
The nucleotide sequence above comes from Plantactinospora soyae. Encoded proteins:
- a CDS encoding sensor histidine kinase; translated protein: MAEHPAGSVRTLARSPAAQDAALAAAVLLLCVLLGTPVDGLAKSSDSAPPDDSSAMWWAATVVAAVGIAMRRRWPLPMLVLCTGTVVVHLALLVPVTVIDLSAPILLATVAVRYPRAISVAALAAMLAIAAASSTFAVTQIDPLARTSQREVRRPLQEVPPRKELPPPQDVPPRHEEPPPAPAPVGVAVRHISGIAWNDLPALMVTLIASWAIGSGARSRRAHLDELHAHAADLERQRDQQSALAVAAERSRLSRELHDVVAHGLSVMVIQAQGAAAALDNRPADTRRALEAIVKTGRDSLTDMRQVLATVDQTDDAWRPQPGLAALPALLTQVREAGTPVRLKIVGEPVPLSTTVDLSAYRIVQEALTNAMKHAGPAARAEVVVSYTDAHVEVEVTDDGPGDLRLKGASSGGNGLRGMRERIRLLGGSFEAGRRASAGFQVRAVLPLRGQQS